The Blastococcus sp. HT6-4 genome window below encodes:
- a CDS encoding enoyl-CoA hydratase-related protein has protein sequence MSTRTDTSELTELRYEVAEGVATVTLHRPDRLNTFTLTMADELAAVAAAADADDDVRVVVVTGAGRAFCAGADLGGGPDTFGDRRTRTRPPGPLSQDIAGLPRDAGGVASLPFAALRKPVIAAVNGPAVGIGATLTLPMDIRIAAESARFGFVFGRVGIVPEAASSWFLPRVVGISQAMEWVATGRVFDAAEALRGRLVSRVVPDAELLPAAYALAGEIVANTSGVAVAAARQLLWSMLGAPSPWDAHRAESRALVELGEGPDPAEGVAAFLEKRPPRFPARLPDGAVAGVPRWPAPPDDVTG, from the coding sequence GTGTCGACGCGGACCGACACGAGCGAGCTGACCGAGCTCCGCTACGAGGTGGCCGAGGGCGTCGCGACGGTGACGCTGCACCGGCCCGACCGGCTCAACACCTTCACCCTGACCATGGCCGACGAGCTGGCGGCGGTGGCGGCCGCCGCGGACGCCGACGACGACGTCCGCGTGGTCGTGGTGACCGGCGCCGGCCGGGCCTTCTGCGCCGGCGCCGACCTCGGCGGAGGGCCGGACACGTTCGGCGACCGGCGCACGCGCACCCGGCCCCCGGGGCCGCTCAGCCAGGACATCGCCGGCCTCCCGCGGGACGCCGGCGGGGTGGCGTCACTGCCGTTCGCCGCGCTGCGCAAGCCGGTGATCGCCGCGGTCAACGGGCCGGCGGTCGGCATCGGCGCGACGCTCACCCTCCCCATGGACATCCGGATCGCCGCGGAGTCGGCCCGGTTCGGGTTCGTCTTCGGCCGGGTGGGGATCGTGCCGGAGGCCGCGTCGTCGTGGTTCCTGCCGCGGGTGGTCGGCATCAGCCAGGCGATGGAGTGGGTGGCGACGGGTCGGGTGTTCGACGCGGCCGAGGCGCTGCGCGGCCGGCTGGTCTCCCGGGTGGTGCCCGACGCGGAGCTGCTGCCGGCTGCCTACGCGCTGGCCGGGGAGATCGTCGCGAACACCAGCGGGGTCGCCGTGGCCGCCGCCCGCCAGCTGCTGTGGTCGATGCTCGGGGCCCCCTCGCCGTGGGACGCCCACCGGGCGGAGTCCCGGGCGCTGGTGGAGCTGGGGGAGGGGCCCGACCCGGCCGAGGGGGTCGCGGCGTTCCTGGAGAAGCGGCCGCCGCGCTTCCCCGCGCGGCTGCCCGACGGCGCCGTCGCCGGAGTGCCGCGCTGGCCCGCGCCCCCGGACGACGTCACGGGCTGA
- a CDS encoding MarR family transcriptional regulator has translation MTTSVSPDSLPTGEPRWLDPEEQKAWRAWLYSAQLLLDRLDRELTHRTGISHAYYEVLVALSETPERQMRMSELADRCLSSRSRLSHAVSRLEERGWVRRQVCPDDGRGQLAVLTDEGFAALEGAAPIHVEGVRRELFDQLSPEQVAAMRDLGDTLLRHLDPTRVP, from the coding sequence ATGACCACGTCGGTGTCGCCGGACTCCCTCCCCACGGGTGAGCCCCGCTGGCTCGACCCGGAGGAACAGAAGGCATGGCGCGCCTGGCTCTACAGCGCCCAGCTGCTGCTCGACCGGCTCGACCGCGAGCTCACCCACCGCACCGGCATCTCGCACGCCTACTACGAGGTGCTCGTGGCGCTGTCGGAGACGCCCGAGCGGCAGATGCGGATGAGCGAGCTCGCCGACCGGTGCCTGAGCTCCCGGAGCCGGCTCTCCCACGCGGTGTCCCGGCTCGAGGAACGCGGCTGGGTGCGCCGGCAGGTGTGCCCCGACGACGGGCGCGGACAGCTCGCTGTCCTCACCGACGAGGGTTTCGCCGCCCTGGAGGGCGCGGCACCCATCCACGTCGAAGGCGTCCGGCGAGAGCTGTTCGACCAGCTCTCGCCCGAGCAGGTGGCCGCCATGCGCGATCTCGGCGACACCCTGCTGCGGCACCTCGACCCGACCCGGGTGCCCTGA
- a CDS encoding YceI family protein — MTASTVQIPGYLAGTWDIDASHSTVGFSVRHMMVSKVRGYFREFSGEIVTAEDPTRSTVTATVDMDSIDTRQEQRDAHIKSADFFDVGNHTVMTFRSTAVKTDGADWTVEGDLTIKGITKPVVLELELNGFGPDAYGGTRAGFSARTEISRKEYGVDIDMPMDGGGVVVGDKITVELEIEAVLRTA, encoded by the coding sequence ATGACCGCCAGCACCGTCCAGATCCCCGGCTACCTCGCCGGCACCTGGGACATCGACGCCAGCCACTCCACCGTCGGCTTCTCCGTCCGCCACATGATGGTGAGCAAGGTCCGCGGCTACTTCCGCGAGTTCTCCGGCGAGATCGTCACCGCCGAGGACCCGACGCGGTCCACCGTCACCGCCACCGTGGACATGGACTCGATCGACACCCGCCAGGAGCAGCGGGACGCGCACATCAAGTCCGCCGACTTCTTCGACGTCGGCAACCACACCGTGATGACCTTCCGCTCCACCGCGGTGAAGACCGACGGCGCCGACTGGACCGTCGAGGGCGACCTGACCATCAAGGGCATCACCAAGCCCGTCGTCCTGGAGCTCGAGCTCAACGGCTTCGGCCCCGACGCCTACGGCGGCACGCGGGCCGGCTTCAGCGCCCGGACCGAGATCTCCCGCAAGGAGTACGGCGTCGACATCGACATGCCGATGGACGGCGGCGGTGTCGTCGTCGGCGACAAGATCACCGTCGAGCTCGAGATCGAGGCCGTGCTCCGCACCGCCTGA
- a CDS encoding GNAT family N-acetyltransferase, with translation MPARTRLLALDDAPALAHLVREDREFQAPWEPARDERWYTEAGQRADVRAALERHAAGLSFPCVVLDEAGAVAGRVTLNNVVRGAFQSCSIGYWIASPANGRGLATGAVGEMLRRAFGDLGLHRVEAGTLLHNAASQKVLERNGFTRYGLAPRYLSIAGRWQDHVLFQALDPATA, from the coding sequence GTGCCCGCACGGACCCGCCTCCTGGCGCTCGATGACGCGCCCGCCCTCGCCCACCTCGTCCGCGAGGACCGGGAGTTCCAGGCGCCCTGGGAACCGGCCCGCGACGAGCGGTGGTACACCGAGGCCGGCCAGCGGGCCGACGTGCGGGCGGCCCTGGAGCGGCACGCGGCGGGGCTGTCGTTCCCCTGCGTCGTCCTGGATGAGGCGGGGGCGGTGGCCGGCCGGGTGACGCTGAACAACGTCGTCCGCGGCGCCTTCCAGTCCTGCAGCATCGGCTACTGGATCGCCTCGCCCGCCAACGGCCGGGGGCTGGCCACCGGCGCGGTCGGCGAGATGCTTCGGCGGGCGTTCGGCGACCTCGGCCTGCACCGCGTCGAGGCCGGGACGCTGCTGCACAACGCCGCTTCGCAGAAGGTCCTCGAGCGCAACGGCTTCACCCGCTACGGGCTGGCGCCGCGGTATCTGAGCATCGCCGGTCGGTGGCAGGACCACGTCCTGTTCCAGGCGCTGGACCCCGCGACGGCGTAG
- the typA gene encoding translational GTPase TypA yields MPTRNDLRNVAIVAHVDHGKTTLVDALLRQAGALGRSKGEGTDNDSTQDRVMDSMDLERERGITILAKNTAIRLADEDGNPVVVNIVDTPGHADFGGEVERGLSMVDGVVLLVDASEGPLPQTRFVLRKALAKGMPVILAVNKTDRADARIEEVVDESYELFMELLEDTGLDPEALEFPIVYCNGRTGQASLNRPENGTVPDSPDLAPLVKTLLDTIPAPTYDAEEPLRAQVTNLDASPFLGRLALLRIHSGEMKRGQQVAWCKVDGTIKNVKITELLVTEGLTRTPAESAGPGDLVAIAGIEDIMIGDTLADPNDPRPLPPLTVDEPSISITIGINTSPISGKSGKKLTARLIKNRLDQELVGNVSVRMLPTERPDTWEMQGRGELALAILVEQLRREEFELTVGRPTVVTKEIDGKLHEPVERVTIDVPGEYVGTLTQALAVRRARLENLVHHDTGWARMEYIVPSRGLIGFRTEFLTETRGTGILNHNLEGYEPWLGDMRARPTGSLVADRQGVATTYSMFSLQERGQLMVEPGTEVYEGMIVGENSRPDDMDVNITKEKKLTNMRKSTSEELERLIPPRILNLEQALEFCAEDECVEVTPATVRIRKVVLDQTERGKSKNRKPKPA; encoded by the coding sequence ATGCCCACCCGCAACGACCTGCGCAACGTGGCGATCGTCGCCCACGTCGACCACGGCAAGACCACCCTGGTCGACGCTCTCCTCCGCCAGGCCGGCGCGCTCGGCCGGTCGAAGGGCGAGGGGACCGACAACGACTCCACGCAGGACCGCGTGATGGACTCGATGGATCTCGAGCGCGAGCGCGGGATCACCATCCTCGCCAAGAACACCGCGATCCGGCTGGCCGACGAGGACGGCAACCCCGTCGTCGTCAACATCGTCGACACCCCCGGCCACGCCGACTTCGGTGGCGAGGTCGAGCGCGGCCTGTCGATGGTCGACGGCGTCGTCCTGCTCGTGGACGCCTCCGAGGGACCGCTGCCGCAGACCCGGTTCGTGCTCCGCAAGGCGCTGGCCAAGGGGATGCCGGTCATCCTCGCGGTCAACAAGACCGACCGCGCCGACGCCCGCATCGAAGAGGTCGTCGACGAGAGCTACGAGCTGTTCATGGAGCTGCTCGAGGACACCGGCCTGGACCCCGAGGCGCTCGAGTTCCCGATCGTCTACTGCAACGGCCGCACGGGGCAGGCCTCGCTCAACCGCCCGGAGAACGGCACCGTCCCGGACAGCCCCGACCTGGCGCCCCTGGTCAAGACGCTGCTGGACACCATCCCGGCGCCGACCTACGACGCCGAGGAGCCGCTGCGGGCGCAGGTCACCAACCTCGACGCGTCGCCGTTCCTGGGCCGCCTCGCCCTGCTGCGCATCCACTCCGGTGAGATGAAGCGCGGCCAGCAGGTCGCCTGGTGCAAGGTCGACGGGACGATCAAGAACGTCAAGATCACCGAGCTGCTCGTGACCGAGGGCCTCACCCGCACCCCGGCCGAGAGCGCCGGCCCCGGCGACCTGGTCGCCATCGCCGGCATCGAGGACATCATGATCGGCGACACCCTCGCCGACCCGAACGACCCGCGGCCGCTGCCCCCGCTGACGGTCGACGAGCCCTCCATCTCGATCACGATCGGCATCAACACCTCGCCGATCTCGGGGAAGTCGGGCAAGAAGCTCACCGCCCGCCTCATCAAGAACCGCCTCGACCAGGAGCTGGTCGGCAACGTCTCGGTGCGCATGCTGCCCACCGAGCGCCCCGACACCTGGGAGATGCAGGGCCGCGGTGAGCTGGCGCTGGCCATCCTCGTCGAGCAGCTGCGCCGCGAGGAGTTCGAGCTCACCGTCGGCCGGCCGACCGTCGTGACCAAGGAGATCGACGGCAAGCTGCACGAGCCGGTCGAGCGCGTCACCATCGACGTCCCGGGCGAGTACGTCGGCACGCTGACCCAGGCGCTGGCGGTCCGCCGCGCGCGCCTGGAGAACCTGGTGCACCACGACACCGGCTGGGCGCGGATGGAGTACATCGTCCCGTCCCGCGGGCTCATCGGTTTCCGCACCGAGTTCCTCACCGAGACCCGGGGCACCGGCATCCTGAACCACAACCTCGAGGGCTACGAGCCGTGGCTGGGCGACATGCGTGCCCGCCCGACCGGCTCGCTGGTCGCCGACCGCCAGGGCGTCGCGACGACCTACTCGATGTTCTCCCTGCAGGAGCGCGGCCAGCTCATGGTCGAGCCGGGCACCGAGGTCTACGAGGGCATGATCGTCGGTGAGAACTCCCGTCCGGACGACATGGACGTGAACATCACCAAGGAGAAGAAGCTCACCAACATGCGCAAGTCCACCTCCGAGGAGCTGGAGCGGCTGATCCCGCCGCGCATCCTGAACCTGGAGCAGGCGCTGGAGTTCTGCGCCGAGGACGAGTGCGTCGAGGTCACCCCGGCCACCGTCCGCATCCGCAAGGTGGTCCTGGACCAGACCGAGCGCGGCAAGTCCAAGAACCGCAAGCCCAAGCCGGCCTGA
- a CDS encoding DUF5994 family protein, whose amino-acid sequence MPEGFRGGIDVRVSLRADAGTGGSAFDGAWFPRSRDLAAELPELIAALDRRGVRVERFTYPLDAWEPAPRKIEVQGRTVRAGGFRSMDPQVVCLTWAGGNRRADLLVVPPETDVLTGARALRLCTRRGLPPSPQMVLAAARSTPLPQVPDLPASRAV is encoded by the coding sequence ATGCCCGAGGGGTTCCGTGGTGGGATCGACGTCCGGGTGAGCCTGCGCGCCGACGCCGGAACCGGGGGGTCGGCCTTCGACGGCGCCTGGTTCCCGCGCAGCCGCGACCTGGCCGCCGAGCTGCCCGAGCTCATCGCGGCGCTGGACCGGCGGGGCGTCCGCGTGGAGCGGTTCACCTACCCCCTGGACGCCTGGGAGCCGGCCCCGCGCAAGATCGAGGTGCAGGGCCGCACCGTCCGCGCGGGCGGCTTCCGCAGCATGGACCCGCAGGTGGTCTGCCTGACGTGGGCCGGCGGCAACCGCCGGGCCGACCTCCTGGTCGTGCCGCCGGAGACCGACGTGCTGACCGGCGCGCGGGCGCTGCGGCTGTGCACCCGCAGGGGCCTGCCGCCCTCGCCGCAGATGGTGCTGGCCGCCGCACGTTCCACGCCGCTGCCGCAGGTGCCCGACCTCCCGGCGAGCCGCGCGGTCTAG
- a CDS encoding NAD-dependent epimerase/dehydratase family protein has product MHAAARARWHPLLGRHVVTAALGRGHDVATFTRGVSGAPPEGVRALHGDRDDPDALARALGEWTPELVVDTSCQTRAAASNAAAALGGVHAYVLVSSLNAYRNWPPGPIGPEDGEPTWDTDEDAYGPIKAFAERELAAAVDGRLLTARVGLITGPHYPVHRLGWWLERIARGGRVAVPAEGARQPITLVDARDLAAWLVGMAEAGRTGAVNATGPAGLTTLGGLLDVCRAVTGGDAEWAPVPEARLLAAGVEEWVHLPLWLRQELARTAWDVDESRARDLGISTQPLRETVADTWAWLRAHERPPLPAGLLAPGLPPDLEATLLPTR; this is encoded by the coding sequence GTGCATGCGGCTGCTCGTGCTCGGTGGCACCCTCTCCTCGGCCGGCACGTCGTCACGGCGGCGCTCGGGCGCGGCCACGACGTCGCCACCTTCACCCGCGGTGTCTCCGGTGCGCCGCCCGAGGGAGTCCGCGCTCTGCACGGCGACCGCGACGATCCCGATGCCCTGGCGCGTGCGCTGGGGGAGTGGACGCCGGAGCTCGTCGTCGACACCTCCTGCCAGACGCGGGCGGCGGCCAGCAACGCCGCCGCTGCGCTCGGTGGCGTGCACGCGTACGTCCTCGTCAGCAGCCTCAACGCCTACCGGAACTGGCCGCCGGGTCCGATCGGTCCCGAGGACGGCGAACCGACGTGGGACACCGACGAGGACGCGTACGGCCCGATCAAGGCGTTCGCCGAGCGGGAGCTCGCCGCCGCAGTCGACGGCCGGCTGCTGACCGCCCGCGTGGGGCTGATCACCGGCCCGCACTACCCGGTCCACCGGCTCGGCTGGTGGCTGGAACGCATCGCCCGCGGCGGGCGCGTGGCCGTCCCGGCCGAGGGGGCGCGGCAGCCGATCACGCTGGTGGATGCGCGCGACCTGGCGGCGTGGCTGGTCGGCATGGCCGAGGCCGGCCGCACCGGCGCGGTCAACGCCACCGGGCCGGCCGGTCTGACGACGCTCGGCGGCCTGCTCGACGTCTGCCGCGCCGTCACCGGGGGAGATGCGGAGTGGGCCCCGGTGCCCGAGGCCCGGCTGCTCGCCGCCGGCGTCGAGGAGTGGGTGCACCTCCCGCTGTGGCTGCGGCAGGAGCTCGCCCGGACGGCCTGGGACGTCGACGAGAGCCGTGCCCGCGATCTGGGGATCTCCACCCAGCCGCTCCGGGAGACGGTCGCCGACACCTGGGCCTGGCTGCGTGCGCACGAGCGCCCGCCGCTGCCCGCCGGCCTCCTCGCGCCCGGCCTGCCGCCGGACCTGGAGGCGACCCTCCTGCCGACGCGATGA
- a CDS encoding sulfite exporter TauE/SafE family protein, translated as MKTLILLALAGLGAQLVDGSLGMAYGVTSTTLLLAIGTNPAAASATIHLAEIGTTLASGLSHWKFGNVDWKVVAKVGVPGAVGAFAGAHFLSALSTEIAAPVMSLILVSLGAYILVRFTLRGIDRRNIGKPVRGRFLGPLGLVAGFVDATGGGGWGPVGTPALLASGRMEPRKVIGSIDTSEFLVALAASLGFLVALGSQGIDPMWVAGLLAGGLVAAPIAAWLVRHIPPRLLGSMVGGVIVLTNVRTLLRSEWVDAGTTTSAVVYTVLAAVWVLAVVHSYREYRKDRAAESADAVAAVAARNVSAAEEPVHGHEQPVGAGRPSAPRD; from the coding sequence GTGAAGACCCTCATCCTGCTCGCGCTCGCCGGCCTGGGTGCCCAGCTCGTCGACGGCAGCCTGGGCATGGCCTACGGCGTCACCTCGACGACGCTGCTGCTGGCGATCGGCACCAACCCCGCCGCAGCCTCGGCCACGATCCACCTCGCCGAGATCGGCACCACGCTGGCCTCGGGGCTGTCGCACTGGAAGTTCGGCAACGTGGACTGGAAGGTCGTCGCGAAGGTCGGCGTCCCGGGCGCGGTGGGGGCGTTCGCCGGCGCGCACTTCCTCTCCGCGCTCTCCACCGAGATCGCCGCGCCGGTCATGTCGCTGATCCTGGTTTCGCTGGGCGCGTACATCCTGGTGCGCTTCACGCTCCGGGGCATCGACCGGCGCAACATCGGCAAGCCGGTCCGCGGCCGGTTCCTCGGCCCGCTGGGCCTGGTGGCCGGCTTCGTCGACGCCACCGGCGGCGGCGGCTGGGGCCCCGTCGGCACGCCGGCGCTGCTGGCCAGCGGGCGGATGGAGCCGCGCAAGGTCATCGGCTCCATCGACACCTCCGAGTTCCTCGTGGCGCTGGCCGCCAGCCTGGGCTTCCTGGTCGCGCTCGGCTCGCAGGGGATCGACCCGATGTGGGTCGCCGGGCTGCTGGCCGGTGGGCTCGTCGCCGCCCCGATCGCCGCGTGGCTGGTGCGGCACATCCCGCCGCGGCTGCTCGGTTCGATGGTCGGCGGCGTCATCGTGCTGACCAACGTCCGCACCCTGCTCCGCAGCGAGTGGGTCGACGCGGGCACCACCACGAGCGCCGTCGTCTACACCGTGCTCGCCGCGGTCTGGGTCCTGGCCGTCGTCCACTCCTACCGCGAGTACCGCAAGGACCGGGCCGCGGAGTCCGCCGACGCCGTCGCCGCGGTGGCCGCGCGCAACGTCAGCGCGGCCGAGGAGCCGGTCCACGGGCACGAGCAGCCCGTCGGCGCCGGGCGGCCCAGCGCGCCGCGCGACTGA
- a CDS encoding inorganic phosphate transporter: MDAAFLALVVIILVALAFDYTNGFHDAANAIAVAVSTKALTARAALTLAAVMNLVGALLSTEVAETVGAGIIEPPANGQGLEIVFAALIGAITWNMITWWYGLPSSSSHALIGGLVGAALAAAHAVQWVGVLTNVIVPMIVSPLVGFGLGYLFMVAILWTFRRAHVSRANRGFRYAQIVSASTMALGHGMQDAQKTMGIITLALFTAGEIDTFEVPFWVVLAAAAAISAGTYAGGFRIMRTMGRRIIQLTPAGGFAAQTVASSVMVTTATVFAVPISTTHIITTSIMGVGSTRRLSAVRWGVAGNIVAAWVVTLPAAAAVAALVYVVTDLLVG, translated from the coding sequence ATGGATGCGGCCTTCCTGGCGCTGGTGGTCATCATCCTGGTGGCGCTGGCGTTCGACTACACCAACGGCTTCCACGACGCGGCCAACGCCATCGCCGTCGCCGTCTCGACCAAGGCCCTCACCGCCCGGGCCGCGCTGACGCTGGCCGCGGTGATGAACCTCGTCGGTGCCCTGCTCTCCACCGAGGTCGCCGAGACGGTCGGTGCCGGCATCATCGAGCCCCCCGCGAACGGCCAGGGGCTCGAGATCGTCTTCGCGGCGCTCATCGGCGCCATCACCTGGAACATGATCACCTGGTGGTACGGCCTGCCGTCGTCCTCCTCGCACGCCCTGATCGGCGGCCTGGTGGGCGCGGCCCTGGCCGCCGCGCACGCGGTGCAGTGGGTCGGCGTGCTCACCAACGTGATCGTGCCGATGATCGTCTCGCCGCTGGTCGGCTTCGGCCTGGGTTACCTGTTCATGGTGGCGATCCTGTGGACCTTCCGCCGGGCGCACGTGTCGAGGGCCAACCGCGGCTTCCGGTACGCACAGATCGTCAGCGCCTCGACCATGGCGCTGGGCCACGGCATGCAGGACGCCCAGAAGACAATGGGCATCATCACCCTCGCGCTGTTCACCGCCGGCGAGATCGACACGTTCGAGGTGCCGTTCTGGGTGGTGCTCGCGGCCGCCGCCGCGATCAGTGCGGGCACCTATGCCGGCGGGTTCCGCATCATGCGGACGATGGGCCGCCGGATCATCCAGCTCACCCCGGCCGGCGGGTTCGCCGCCCAGACCGTGGCCTCCAGCGTCATGGTGACGACGGCGACGGTCTTCGCGGTGCCGATCTCCACCACCCACATCATCACGACGTCGATCATGGGCGTCGGCTCCACCCGCCGGCTGTCGGCCGTCCGGTGGGGCGTGGCCGGCAACATCGTCGCCGCCTGGGTCGTCACGCTGCCCGCCGCCGCCGCGGTGGCCGCACTGGTCTACGTCGTCACCGACCTCCTCGTCGGCTGA
- a CDS encoding DUF47 family protein, whose protein sequence is MPFSLTPKDSSFYPLFTASAQNLVTATEVLGEFVHDHARRAELAVQLRDLEHAGDRSTHAIFRALNTSFVTPFDREDIYRFASEMDDVMDFVEAAADLVILTGLGTLPAEMSQQVSLLQRCAETTAEAMPRLRTLQDLSDYWIEVNRLENEADKLYRRLLSRLYSGEYDALEVLKLKEVADQLEGAADAFEHVANVVETIAVKES, encoded by the coding sequence GTGCCCTTCAGCCTGACGCCCAAGGACTCGAGCTTCTACCCGCTGTTCACCGCCTCGGCGCAGAACCTGGTGACGGCGACGGAGGTCCTGGGTGAGTTCGTCCACGACCACGCGCGCCGGGCGGAGCTGGCGGTCCAGCTGCGCGACCTGGAGCACGCCGGCGACCGGTCCACCCACGCGATCTTCCGGGCGCTCAACACCAGCTTCGTGACCCCGTTCGACCGCGAGGACATCTACCGGTTCGCCAGCGAGATGGACGACGTCATGGACTTCGTCGAGGCCGCCGCCGACCTGGTCATCCTCACCGGCCTGGGCACCCTGCCGGCCGAGATGAGCCAGCAGGTGTCGCTGCTGCAGCGGTGCGCGGAGACGACCGCCGAGGCGATGCCGCGGCTGAGGACGCTGCAGGACCTCTCCGACTACTGGATCGAGGTCAACCGCCTGGAGAACGAGGCCGACAAGCTCTACCGCCGGCTGCTGTCGCGGCTCTACAGCGGCGAGTACGACGCACTCGAGGTCCTCAAGCTCAAGGAGGTCGCCGACCAGCTCGAGGGGGCGGCCGACGCGTTCGAGCACGTGGCCAACGTCGTCGAGACGATCGCCGTCAAGGAGTCCTGA
- a CDS encoding sigma-70 family RNA polymerase sigma factor, with product MDDLARIAADAADGDPLAAATLVRETQSDVWRLCAALGDRDAADDLTQETYLRAFGSLHRFEGRSSVRTWLLAIARRVCADALRSRRRRRLTLVREAADLELLAPATAGEAVGDGAAVTDLLGRLAPDRREAFVLTQLLGLSYTEAAEVADCPVGTIRSRVARARADLVASLARVNGDTAEGDSAHR from the coding sequence ATGGACGACCTGGCCCGCATCGCCGCGGACGCCGCCGACGGCGATCCGCTGGCCGCGGCCACCCTCGTGCGCGAGACGCAGTCCGACGTCTGGCGCCTGTGCGCCGCGCTGGGCGACCGTGACGCCGCCGACGACCTCACCCAGGAGACCTACCTGCGGGCGTTCGGCTCGCTGCACCGCTTCGAGGGCCGCTCCTCGGTGCGCACCTGGTTGCTGGCCATCGCGCGGCGGGTGTGCGCCGACGCCCTGCGCTCCCGGCGGCGCCGCCGGCTGACCCTCGTCCGCGAGGCCGCCGACCTGGAGCTCCTGGCGCCCGCGACGGCCGGGGAGGCCGTGGGCGACGGCGCCGCCGTCACCGACCTGCTCGGCCGGCTGGCGCCGGATCGACGGGAGGCGTTCGTGCTCACCCAGCTCCTCGGGCTCTCCTACACCGAGGCCGCCGAGGTGGCCGACTGCCCGGTGGGCACCATCCGCTCCCGGGTCGCCCGGGCCCGGGCCGACCTGGTCGCCTCCCTCGCCCGGGTGAACGGGGACACGGCGGAGGGCGACTCCGCGCACAGGTGA
- a CDS encoding zf-HC2 domain-containing protein, giving the protein MPCLTYREALSARLDGEPLGMPARELDEHLSACPRCAAWAAAAEQVTRRARLAPAPPVPDLTASVLAALPRELPGARTAARARIAGTALRLVLLAVGVAQAALAGPVLVSGAGSMSAPVHLAHETAAWNLAVAAAFLAVAAAPRLASGALPFLGSFVALLLPVTLADLDAGHVHADRAAGHLLLLAGVLLVATTAWRGRRRGLPAAVADRSVTA; this is encoded by the coding sequence ATGCCGTGCCTGACCTACCGCGAGGCGCTGTCCGCGCGCCTCGACGGCGAGCCGCTGGGGATGCCCGCCCGCGAGCTCGACGAGCACCTCTCCGCCTGCCCGCGCTGCGCCGCCTGGGCCGCGGCGGCCGAGCAGGTGACCCGCCGCGCGCGGCTGGCACCGGCGCCGCCGGTGCCCGATCTCACCGCCTCCGTCCTGGCGGCGCTGCCCCGGGAGCTGCCCGGGGCGCGCACGGCCGCGCGCGCCCGCATCGCCGGCACCGCGCTGCGCCTGGTGCTGCTCGCGGTGGGCGTCGCCCAGGCGGCGCTGGCCGGGCCGGTGCTCGTCTCCGGCGCGGGCTCGATGAGCGCGCCGGTCCACCTGGCCCACGAGACCGCCGCCTGGAACCTGGCGGTCGCCGCGGCGTTCCTCGCCGTGGCGGCGGCGCCCCGGCTCGCGAGTGGGGCGCTGCCGTTCCTCGGCTCCTTCGTGGCCCTCCTCCTCCCGGTGACGCTCGCCGACCTCGACGCCGGGCACGTGCACGCCGACCGCGCCGCGGGGCACCTGCTGCTCCTCGCCGGTGTCCTGCTGGTGGCGACGACGGCCTGGCGGGGACGCCGGCGCGGTCTGCCGGCGGCCGTCGCCGACCGGTCCGTGACCGCGTGA